A genomic window from Motacilla alba alba isolate MOTALB_02 chromosome 6, Motacilla_alba_V1.0_pri, whole genome shotgun sequence includes:
- the CH25H gene encoding cholesterol 25-hydroxylase, whose translation MSKNFWGWSHCLSRLHKSVQDFQLPQTASSMNCSLPHRVLLSSPMEGQQDRLCLQPLWDFVTAKEPLIKSPFFPVLFSFAAYMAFCLPYIALDFLSIKLPDLRRYKIQPQNYPSLGMMVPCIIQSVYHHVVLIFPVTFLHWYWRPMNLPVIAPELPEVLLQVTVCLLLFDFEYFLWHLLHHKVPWLYKTFHKVHHKHMSTFALTTQYSSTWELLSLGFFAAINPLLLGCHPLTEMIFFLVNIGLSVEDHSGYDLPWSTHRLVPFGLYGGAPHHDLHHLKFKSNYAPYFTHWDKLFGTFTESHSN comes from the coding sequence ATGTCTAAGAATTTCTGGGGGTGGAGTCACTGCTTGAGCAGGCTGCATAAAAGCGTGCAGGATTTCCAGCTGCCTCAGACTGCCAGCAGCATGAACTGCAGCCTGCCACACCGagtgctgctcagctctccgatggaggggcagcaggacaggctgtgcctgcagcctctgtggGACTTTGTCACTGCAAAGGAGCCGTTGATCAAGTCACCGTTTTTTCcagtgctgttttcttttgcagcatACATGGCTTTCTGTCTTCCGTATATTGCACTGGACTTTTTAAGCATTAAACTACCAGACTTGAGAAGATACAAAATCCAGCCACAGAACTATCCAAGTCTTGGAATGATGGTGCCTTGCATTATTCAAAGTGTATATCACCATGTTGTTTTGATCTTCCCGGTGACATTCCTACACTGGTACTGGAGACCCATGAATCTACCAGTGAtagctccagagctgcctgaagTCCTGCTGCAAGTAACAGTTTGTCTGCTGCTATTTGATTTTGAGTACTTCCTGTGGCATTTGCTTCATCACAAGGTGCCTTGGCTCTACAAGACCTTCCACAAGGTGCATCACAAGCACATGTCGACATTCGCCCTTACTACACAGTATTCCAGCACATGGGAGTTGCtttcactgggattttttgCTGCTATAAACCCACTGCTCCTGGGATGCCATCCTTTGACAGAAATGATCTTCTTCCTTGTAAACATTGGTTTGTCAGTGGAGGACCATTCTGGATATGACCTCCCATGGTCAACTCACCGACTTGTGCCTTTTGGATTGTATGGAGGAGCACCACATCACGATCTCCACCATCTGAAATTCAAATCAAACTATGCTCCTTACTTCACACACTGGGACAAACTTTTCGGGACATTCACAGAGTCACATTCCAATTAA